One genomic window of Deinococcus arcticus includes the following:
- a CDS encoding erythromycin esterase family protein: MPSSLPGLHPLTDPAASDALLSRIGDARFVLIGEASHGTHEFYRERAALTRRLIEERGFTAVAAEADWPDASRVNRYVRGQKGDHSAEQALGDFGRFPRWMWRNEPVRDFVTWLRGHNERRPQAQAGFYGIDLYSLHRSMDAVVAYLEGVDPAAAQRARQRYSCFEPYGNDPQSYGLATAYGVDEPCEDEAVAQLLELQRQSHTAADPLASDELFYAEQNARLALNAERYYREMFRGRLDTWNLRDTHMADTVGALAEHQRAQGLEPRIVVWAHNSHLGDARATEPGWRQRQENLGQYLRQRWPGQTFILGQSTCSGEVLAADDWGKPGQVKRVRPALAGSVEAALHELGVGDFWLDLRGDLPGAFQGERLQRFIGVIYRPDTERQSHYYHAHLPAQYDALLYLDQTTALVPLDRDSGGEEGELPNTYPSGQ, translated from the coding sequence ATGCCCTCTTCCCTGCCCGGCCTGCACCCCCTGACCGACCCGGCGGCCTCCGACGCCCTGCTGAGCCGCATCGGGGACGCCCGCTTCGTGCTCATCGGGGAAGCCTCGCACGGCACCCACGAGTTTTACCGCGAGCGCGCCGCGCTGACCCGGCGCCTGATTGAGGAGCGGGGCTTTACGGCGGTGGCGGCAGAAGCCGACTGGCCTGATGCCTCCCGCGTGAACCGCTACGTGCGCGGCCAGAAGGGCGACCACAGCGCCGAACAGGCCCTGGGGGACTTTGGGCGGTTTCCGCGCTGGATGTGGCGTAACGAGCCCGTGCGCGACTTCGTGACGTGGCTGCGCGGCCACAACGAGCGCCGCCCACAGGCGCAGGCGGGCTTTTATGGCATTGACCTGTACAGCCTGCACCGCTCCATGGACGCGGTGGTGGCGTACCTCGAAGGCGTGGACCCAGCCGCCGCGCAGCGCGCCCGGCAGCGCTACAGCTGCTTTGAACCCTACGGCAACGACCCCCAGAGTTACGGGCTGGCCACCGCTTACGGAGTGGACGAGCCCTGCGAGGACGAGGCGGTGGCCCAGCTGCTGGAACTGCAGCGCCAGAGCCACACCGCCGCCGATCCCCTGGCCAGTGACGAACTGTTCTACGCCGAGCAGAACGCGCGGCTGGCCCTGAACGCCGAGCGCTACTACCGCGAGATGTTCCGGGGCCGCCTGGACACCTGGAACCTGCGCGATACCCACATGGCCGACACGGTGGGCGCCCTGGCCGAGCACCAGCGGGCCCAGGGCCTGGAGCCCAGAATCGTGGTGTGGGCGCACAACTCGCACCTGGGGGACGCGCGCGCCACCGAGCCCGGCTGGCGCCAGAGGCAGGAGAATCTGGGCCAGTACCTGCGGCAGCGCTGGCCGGGGCAGACCTTCATTCTGGGCCAGAGCACCTGCAGCGGCGAGGTGCTGGCCGCCGACGACTGGGGCAAGCCCGGGCAGGTCAAGCGGGTGCGCCCGGCGCTGGCCGGCAGTGTGGAAGCTGCCCTGCACGAACTGGGGGTGGGCGACTTCTGGCTGGACCTGCGCGGCGACCTGCCCGGAGCCTTCCAGGGCGAGCGCCTGCAACGCTTTATCGGTGTGATCTACCGCCCCGACACCGAGCGCCAGAGCCACTACTACCATGCCCACCTACCCGCGCAATACGACGCCCTGCTGTACCTGGACCAGACCACGGCGCTGGTGCCGCTGGACCGGGACAGCGGCGGAGAAGAGGGCGAACTGCCGAACACTTACCCGAGCGGGCAGTGA